In the Flavobacteriales bacterium genome, ACCTGGAGAACGTCATCGTGGAGACCTATTACATCTCCGATGCGAACGACGCCACGGACACCATCGGCGGTGGCCTGGCAGAGCCATCACGCACCTACCGCGTGTATGTGGACCTCTGCGACAGCTGTGCCCTGCGCGCCGTCTACGGCGATGCCTCACATGCACTGGAGGTCCGTTCCACCGCACCCTTCTTCAACAACCTCGACCGTGGCAAGAGCTTCGGGCACGAGATCAACAACGGTGCGTTGGACGAGAACACGGTGGCCCTGGACTCGTGGTTCTCACTCGGTGCGGGAAGCAACCAGAAATTCGGCATCCTGAAGGCCGACGACCCGGATGGCAGCATCCTGGGTGGGAACGACGGCGGCAGCGCGATGATCCCCGGGGGCCTGTTGCAGAACGTCGATCCTCTCGCAGGCGCCCCGCTCGATTCGCTGGACGGCCTGGTGCCGCTGAACGGAGGTTCCGCCCTGCCACCCGGTTTCGCCGTCACCGGCCTCAGCCCTGACAGCCTGTTCGAGGACAGCATCGCGGGGGGCGAGTTCGTGACCAGCAACACGCGGATCAGCTGTATCGCTCCCGGTGTCACGGGTCCGACCGCGGCGAACCGCATCCTGATCGGGCAGTTCACCACCACCGGCGAACTGAACTTCTGCCTGAACATCGAGATCCAACGGGCGAGCGGCACCCTGATCAAGTACGTGTGCCGGGACACACTGCTTCAAACCGGCGAAGTGGCCAGCGGCCTGTTACAGTATCCACCACAGTGCGGCTGCATGGACCCGAACTACCTGGAGTTCGACCCCACGGCCGGCTGCGACGACGGATCCTGCGCCACGCCCATCGTCTTTGGGTGCCTGGACAGCCTGGCCTGCAACTTTGATCAAGGGGCCAATTTCCCTGTGGACGCGCTGTGCTGCTATGGCCCGGACGACTGCAATGGTCTCGACATCTCCATCGTCTGCCCGGACGTGGGCATCGTCGATCCGCACGGTGGCGCCGCCGACTGGAGCTTTCATCCGAACCCGTCCAGCGGCGACCTGCTCACGATCACCTGGGTCGGTCTTCATCCGGAGCGCGTGCGTGTGCTCGACGGGATCGGCAGGACCATGATCGAGCAGGAGTTGGGGGCAACACCCGACGGATCTGTGCTTCTGGACGTTTCCGCATTGCCTCCCGGGCTGTACTTGGTGCAGCTCGCGGATGCGGATACGACCCGCGTGAGACGGTTGGTCCGAGGATGAACCAGCTTCACGATCTGGTAACACAGCCCTCCGATGGGCGCAATGCTGCGCCGATAGTTTCGCCCGCTCAACCGACGAACCATGCACCGCCCGCTCCTATCCGTCCTGATCCTCCTCGTCACACCTGCGCTGGCCCAGTACACCCCGCCCGACCCCAGCGGTCTGGAGAACATCCTGGTGGAGCGCTACTATGTGTCCGACGCGAACGACGCATCCGACACCGACGGCAGCAGCGACCTGGATGCGGGTGAGGTGACCTACCGCGTCTACGCCGACCTCAAGGAGGGGTACAAGCTGATCACCGTGGGCGGGTTCCCCGGCCACGACATCAGCTTCAATACCACGACCACGTTCTTCTACAACGATGATCGCGGAGAGGCCTGGGCCGTGGACATCAACGACATCCATATCAACAAGAACTCGGTGGCCATCGACAGCTGGCTGACCATCGGGGCAGCGAGCGATGCGCACTGGGGTGTACCCAAGGACGAGGACACCGATGGGTCGATCTTGATCAACAACGACGGGGGCAGCACCGGCACCCCGATGCTGGTGAACACCGATCCACTGGCGGGCATCCCGCTCACGCAAGCGGACGGTCTGCTCGCAGGAACGCCGCCGGGCATCCTTTCCGTGGGCCTGGCACCGACCATCTTCAATGACGTCAACGGCAGCAGCTATACCTCGGACAACTTCGCCTGGAGCAGCAACATCGGCAACATCGAAGGACCCACGGCCTCCAACAAGATCCTGCTCGGCCAGTTCACGACCGACGGGACCTTCACCTTCTGCCTCAACCTCTGGGTGCGGATCCCGGACAGCCTGGTATGCAATGACCCGAACTGCCACGAGATCCTGGAGTACTACGCCACCATCATCCCCTCCGACACGATCGGCGGCGGATACAACGCGGACAACAAGTTCAGCTTCCCCTGGTTGTGCTTCGATTCAAGCAGCCAGCAGGTGGACTGCCTCGGTGTGCCGGGCGGAAGCGCCCTGCCGGGAACTCCCTGTGATGACGGCAACGCGGACACCTCGAATGATGTGTTCGATGCCAATTGCGCGTGCGTGGGCGAGGACTGCGAAGGTGTCCTTGGTGGCAATGCCCTGCCCGGCCAGCCGTGCGATGATGGTGACCCGAACTCGGTGAACGACACCTGGCAACCCGGCTGTGTGTGCAGCGGGGTCGTCGGCGTCGAGGAGCTTGCCACGGGCGACGTCCTTGTGACCGTGCACCCGAACCCCGTGGTCGACCGCTTCACCGTGGGGATCCACGGCGCTGTCGGAGAGCGCGCATCGTTCGAACTGCGCACGGCGCTCGGCCAGCTGGTGGAGTCGCGCGATCTGGGTGCGCTCGGTGAGCGCTGGAGCGGAAAGATCGACCTGGGGAACGCCGCGAGCGGCATCTACTTCCTGGAGGTGGTGCATGGCGGTGCACGCGAGGTGAAGCGCGTGGTGAAGCGTTGACCATGCGCTGCAGGTTGGCCATCCTCGTCTGCGGTCCGCTGATCGCGATGTCGACGGTGCGGTGCCAGGACCCTATCGAGGCGGTCCTTGTTGAACGCTTCGCCGTCAGGCCCGACGCGACGCGTGGTGAGGACCTGGTGACCTACCGGCTGTTCATTGACCTTGCCGAAGGTCACCGGCTCAACATGGTGTTCGGCGAAGAGCTCAATGAGCTGATGATCCGCACCACGACGCATTTCGTGAACTCCACGAACAGCGTGAAGTACGGCGACCGGATCCACCATCGCGACATCCTTCAAGGGGACGATGCATACGATTCCTGGTTGACCATCGGCGCGGCAAGTGACCGGCACTGGGGTATTCCGCGCGAACTGGATGTGGCCGATGGAAGCGACGATGGCCTCGTCGAGATGGACAGTGTACCCCAGGTGGTGAACATGTTGATGGAGCCGGGCTACCTGGGAACGATCCCCGGTTGCTGCGTGCATACCATGAACGGTGCCTGGGCCATCCTTGGAGGCACCAGCGGGCTCTCCGACGAAGGAGTGGTCCTCATCGGACAGTTCACCACGAGCGGGACGCTGGAGTACACATTGAACGTCCAGGTGAAGCGACCGGACGGCAGCCTGGTGCGCTGCGTGGCCACGGTAGCGAGCGAACCGGGCGACCTGGTGCTGCCGATCCTCAAGGGATCCGCGGGGGCGGCCCGCCCCTGAACCCTTGCTCTTGGGCACGACCCATGCCTTGTGGGTGGTGGGTGAAGTGTGCCTGATGCGATCCGCGCTGTGTTAACCCCATGTGACCGGAGGAAGATCACAGTTCACACGAAAAGCCACGATCCATAAGCAAAGGATAGCGTGGCAGTAACGCCGCATGGGGTCGGGTGCGGACAGTTTTGTCCCATCTGAAACCGAACCCCCAACCCCCCAAAAACCCTAACTCTTTCCAGACCATGAAGAACCTGAATCGAACGCTGATGGTGGCCGGCCTGGCCGCCGCAGGTCATGCGGCCTCCGCGCAAGCGGTGGGCAGCGCGTGTGGCTGTCCGGACGTGGCCGCCCGCACGCCAGTGAACGTGTCCACTTTGGTGGACGCCAACGACAACCTGATCAATGCGGCGACCACGCTGACCTGCAACAACCTGTACATCTTGGACACGCGCCTGTACGTGAACGCCGGCCAGGACCTGTACATCGAGCCAGGCACGGTGATCAAGGCGCAGAGCAATGTCGGAGCCGCACACGCCATCATCGTGGCACGCGACGGCCAGATCTGGGCGAACGGAAGCGAGGCCTGCCCGATCATCATGACCTCCGTGAACGACCCGCTCGACGGTTCCTACTCCGTGCTGAACCGAGGACAGTGGGGCAGCCTGGTGGTGCTGGGCCGCGCTTACACCAACAAGCAGAACACGGACAATGACCCGACGGAGACGGCCGTGAACGGCGTGGGCTCGATCGAGGGCCTGGCCGTGGGTGACCCGCGCCACGAGTTCGGCAACCCGGTGGGCACGGAGATCAACGATGACAACAGCGGAGTCATCCGCTACGTGAGCCTGCGCCACGGCGGCGAGATCATCGGCGCGAACAACGAGATCAACGGCCTGACCCTGGGCGGCGTGGGCACCGGCACCACGATCGACCACGTGGAAGTGGTGGCCAACAAGGACGACGGCTTCGAGTTCTTCGGCGGCACGGTGAACGCCAAGAACCTGGTGGCCTTCCACTGCGACGACGACTACATCGACTGGGACAACGGCTGGAACGGCAAGCTTCAGTTCGTGTACGGCATTCAGGGTCCGGACAACAGCGGCGGTGCGAACAACCAGGGCGACAACGGCTTCGAGTGCGATGGCGACGACGCCGCCACGAACACCGGGATCAAGTCCAACCCCATCGTCTACAACGCCACCATCATCGCGCGCAACCTGAACGACGAGGCGATCGAGGCCAAGGAGCGGACGCTGGGCAGCATCACCAACAGCATCTTCGCCCGCTTCGCACGTGGCTTGAACATGACCACCGAAGTGGGTGCCGCTTGGAACGCGAACACGTTCAACGTGAAGAACTGCACCTTCCAGGAGGTGGGCACACCGCTTCGCATCAACAATGTGGTGCCTGCCGCTGGAAGTCCCGAGCAGACCAAGTTCGCTGCTGACGGCAACCTGAGCGTGGGCGCCAACGCCCTGATCGACGCCACCTACACGATGGGCGCGAACAACAGCCTGACGGACCGTGTGAACCCGGTGCCTCCCGCTGGTGCGGTGGCCGCGCAGACCACCTTGACCCCTCCGGTGGACGGCTTCTTCACCGGTGCGAAGTACCGTGGCGCCTTCCAGCCCGGCGCAA is a window encoding:
- a CDS encoding T9SS type A sorting domain-containing protein — translated: MTTRAILLLTAITMAVQVRAQGDLENVIVETYYISDANDATDTIGGGLAEPSRTYRVYVDLCDSCALRAVYGDASHALEVRSTAPFFNNLDRGKSFGHEINNGALDENTVALDSWFSLGAGSNQKFGILKADDPDGSILGGNDGGSAMIPGGLLQNVDPLAGAPLDSLDGLVPLNGGSALPPGFAVTGLSPDSLFEDSIAGGEFVTSNTRISCIAPGVTGPTAANRILIGQFTTTGELNFCLNIEIQRASGTLIKYVCRDTLLQTGEVASGLLQYPPQCGCMDPNYLEFDPTAGCDDGSCATPIVFGCLDSLACNFDQGANFPVDALCCYGPDDCNGLDISIVCPDVGIVDPHGGAADWSFHPNPSSGDLLTITWVGLHPERVRVLDGIGRTMIEQELGATPDGSVLLDVSALPPGLYLVQLADADTTRVRRLVRG
- a CDS encoding T9SS type A sorting domain-containing protein encodes the protein MHRPLLSVLILLVTPALAQYTPPDPSGLENILVERYYVSDANDASDTDGSSDLDAGEVTYRVYADLKEGYKLITVGGFPGHDISFNTTTTFFYNDDRGEAWAVDINDIHINKNSVAIDSWLTIGAASDAHWGVPKDEDTDGSILINNDGGSTGTPMLVNTDPLAGIPLTQADGLLAGTPPGILSVGLAPTIFNDVNGSSYTSDNFAWSSNIGNIEGPTASNKILLGQFTTDGTFTFCLNLWVRIPDSLVCNDPNCHEILEYYATIIPSDTIGGGYNADNKFSFPWLCFDSSSQQVDCLGVPGGSALPGTPCDDGNADTSNDVFDANCACVGEDCEGVLGGNALPGQPCDDGDPNSVNDTWQPGCVCSGVVGVEELATGDVLVTVHPNPVVDRFTVGIHGAVGERASFELRTALGQLVESRDLGALGERWSGKIDLGNAASGIYFLEVVHGGAREVKRVVKR